One Syngnathoides biaculeatus isolate LvHL_M chromosome 4, ASM1980259v1, whole genome shotgun sequence DNA window includes the following coding sequences:
- the ccdc92 gene encoding coiled-coil domain-containing protein 92 has product MASSNVTLENQLQSAQKNLLFLQQDHANTLKGLHAEIRRLQQQCTDLTYELTVRSSDPSDSGEARCRELQRRCEELEAELKKKEEENAELLRDLEQKNAMIFVLENTIKEREKKYLEELKMKSHKLALLSGELEQRAGTIAYLTSQLHATKKKLLAGSSSEGSPNVSPVASFKPAPPPAKDGQPETPRRRMRKSLSQPLHPELTEVYRLGADGKRVVLREAVDAMPDPTPFLQAGRESPDLQVVRERPAVIPPIASERPSAEPPGASAGSRRSPARDRQYGAHVGVAHRIPHGSPRSVPRQAELETLAVDQVKEEKVVRKRSGADRTV; this is encoded by the exons ATGGCGTCGTCCAACGTTACGCTGGAGAATCAGCTGCAGAGCGCCCAGAAAAACCTGCTGTTCCTCCAGCAGGACCACGCCAACACGCTGAAGGGACTGCATGCCGAGATCCGCCGACTGCAGCAGCAATGCACAG ACCTGACGTATGAGCTGACCGTACGAAGTTCCGATCCTTCAG ACAGCGGCGAGGCGCGATGCCGAGAGCTGCAAAGGAGGTGTGAGGAGCTGGAGGCGGAGctgaagaagaaggaggaggagaacgcAGAGCTGCTCAGGGACCTGGAGCAGAAGAACGCCATGATCTTCGTCCTGGAAAACACCATCAAGGAGCGGGAGAAGAAGTACCTGGAGGAGCTGAAGATGAAGAGCCACAAGCTGGCCCTCCTGTCCGGAGAGTTGGAGCAGCGAGCCGGCACCATCGCTTACCTCACCTCGCAGCTTCACGCCACCAAGAAGAAACTTCTGGCAGGCAGCTCATCGGAGGGCAGCCCCAACGTCAGCCCGGTCGCCTCCTTCAAGCCCGCGCCGCCGCCCGCCAAAGACGGCCAGCCCGAAACCCCGCGCCGCCGCATGAGGAAGAGCCTCTCGCAGCCTCTCCACCCCGAGCTGACCGAGGTGTACCGGCTCGGCGCCGACGGCAAGCGGGTGGTCCTGCGGGAGGCCGTCGACGCCATGCCCGACCCGACGCCCTTCCTGCAGGCGGGCAGAGAGTCTCCGGATCTGCAGGTGGTACGAGAGCGACCCGCCGTCATCCCTCCTATCGCCTCGGAACGCCCGTCCGCCGAGCCCCCGGGGGCTTCGGCCGGCTCCCGTCGCAGCCCGGCTCGGGACCGCCAGTACGGGGCTCACGTGGGCGTGGCTCACCGCATCCCCCACGGATCCCCTCGCTCGGTCCCACGCCAAGCTGAGCTGGAGACTCTGGCGGTGGACCAGGTGAAAGAGGAAAAGGTTGTGCGGAAGCGTTCTGGGGCCGACAGGACAGTTTAA